From Patescibacteria group bacterium, a single genomic window includes:
- a CDS encoding DUF4012 domain-containing protein, whose product MKKIVVGLVIIILALGAATAGLYFWYKSGGLEKTIIRTMSEHVTSNKSEVNLIQEILGYNNPRTYLLLFLNNTELRPGGGFIGAYAVVRVDKGIPQILKVEGTEILDNYAPQDKLPIPPAPLAKYLYIKKWGFRDSNWSPDFAESSLNSMNLFKIENGTAADSIDSVIGFTPTVLENILKISGPITVDGEEFTPENFTQKLEYEVEYGYAQKGLEFNDRKQILANLSRVLLQRLRTDVVLHWADYLNLAQQMLTQKQIVAYSSYPEAENVLLAKDWAGEIKQVPSDYLMWVDANLAALKTDKAMERTLSYLIAPSPSSTDKFIGTVKMTYTNTGHFDKFTTRYRTYARVYLPLGSKFISVEGSMRNDRTTDVGTVDQGMENGKQWFGTFIAIEPGQTKDLTWQFELAPKIVSQINANTYQLFVQKQIGTLGHKLTLHLNFGKTVFTKESDLIVDREF is encoded by the coding sequence ATGAAAAAAATTGTAGTAGGGCTAGTTATAATAATACTCGCGCTTGGCGCCGCCACAGCCGGTCTTTATTTTTGGTATAAATCCGGCGGTTTGGAAAAAACAATCATTAGAACCATGAGTGAACACGTCACTTCCAATAAATCGGAGGTGAATCTGATTCAGGAAATTTTGGGTTATAACAATCCGCGCACTTATTTGCTGTTGTTTTTAAATAACACCGAACTGCGGCCCGGAGGCGGTTTTATCGGCGCTTACGCGGTGGTGCGAGTTGACAAAGGCATTCCGCAAATTTTAAAAGTTGAGGGCACGGAAATTTTAGATAATTACGCTCCCCAGGATAAATTGCCAATTCCGCCCGCCCCTTTGGCAAAATATTTATACATTAAGAAATGGGGGTTTAGAGACAGTAATTGGTCGCCGGATTTTGCCGAGTCATCTTTGAACTCCATGAATTTGTTTAAAATAGAAAATGGAACCGCCGCGGATTCCATTGATTCCGTGATTGGCTTTACCCCGACCGTTCTGGAAAACATTTTAAAAATCAGCGGGCCGATTACGGTTGACGGCGAAGAGTTTACACCGGAAAATTTTACCCAAAAATTGGAATATGAAGTTGAATATGGATACGCGCAAAAGGGTTTGGAATTTAATGATAGAAAACAAATTTTAGCCAATTTGTCCCGTGTATTGTTGCAAAGATTGCGCACTGACGTGGTTCTGCACTGGGCTGATTATCTGAATTTGGCACAGCAAATGCTTACCCAAAAGCAGATTGTGGCTTACTCGTCTTATCCGGAGGCCGAAAATGTTTTGCTCGCTAAAGATTGGGCCGGAGAAATCAAACAGGTGCCATCCGATTATTTGATGTGGGTGGATGCCAATTTGGCCGCGCTTAAAACAGACAAAGCGATGGAGCGGACCTTGAGTTATTTGATAGCGCCATCACCGTCTTCCACGGACAAATTTATCGGCACCGTGAAAATGACCTACACCAACACCGGCCATTTTGATAAGTTTACGACCCGCTACCGCACTTACGCGCGCGTCTATTTGCCTCTGGGCAGTAAATTCATTTCCGTAGAGGGCAGTATGAGAAATGACCGCACCACCGATGTTGGGACAGTTGATCAGGGCATGGAAAACGGCAAGCAGTGGTTTGGTACTTTCATAGCCATAGAACCGGGCCAGACCAAAGATTTGACTTGGCAGTTTGAGCTGGCGCCGAAGATTGTTTCACAAATCAATGCCAACACCTATCAGTTATTTGTGCAAAAGCAGATCGGCACCTTGGGACATAAATTGACTCTGCACCTGAATTTTGGTAAAACTGTATTTACCAAGGAGTCCGATTTAATCGTAGATAGAGAATTCTAG
- a CDS encoding rod shape-determining protein: protein MFIKKLGIDLGTTNVLVYVPKKGIVINEPSVVAISKADGKILAVGLEAKDMIGRAPDSILAERPLKDGVIANYHTTEAMLRYFINKALGGVHLFRPEVMVAVPAGITSTEKRAVIDATIAAGARAAYIIKEPVVAAIGADIPIGAASGHMIIDVGGGTSEIAVISLGGIVSWGSARIGGSKFDMAIIEYIRHKYNLAIGERTAEEIKINIGSAMFMDKPLTMDVKGRDMITGLPKILQVTSDDTTEALKHDLENLIDAIKEVLHKTPPELSADVIDKGIILAGGSAQLRNLDELVAQSTGVPTYVAEEPLLCVAKGTGIALDNLESYKRSILATK from the coding sequence ATGTTTATTAAAAAGTTAGGCATAGATTTAGGCACAACCAATGTTTTGGTTTATGTGCCAAAAAAGGGGATTGTGATAAACGAGCCCAGTGTTGTGGCTATCTCCAAAGCTGATGGAAAAATTTTGGCTGTCGGACTTGAGGCCAAAGATATGATCGGTCGTGCTCCGGATTCCATTCTGGCGGAGCGGCCTCTTAAAGACGGAGTGATTGCCAATTATCACACCACCGAAGCCATGCTCCGATATTTTATAAACAAGGCCTTGGGCGGAGTGCACTTGTTCCGACCGGAGGTTATGGTGGCGGTGCCGGCCGGCATTACCTCTACTGAAAAACGCGCGGTAATTGACGCTACTATCGCGGCCGGCGCGCGCGCCGCTTATATTATAAAAGAGCCGGTGGTGGCGGCCATTGGCGCCGACATACCAATTGGCGCGGCTTCGGGCCATATGATTATTGATGTTGGCGGCGGCACGTCCGAGATTGCCGTGATTTCTTTAGGCGGGATTGTTTCCTGGGGTTCGGCCCGTATTGGCGGCAGTAAGTTTGATATGGCTATTATTGAATATATACGCCACAAATATAATCTGGCCATTGGCGAACGCACTGCCGAAGAAATTAAAATAAACATCGGTTCGGCCATGTTTATGGATAAGCCCCTCACTATGGATGTCAAAGGACGCGATATGATTACCGGCTTGCCGAAAATTTTACAAGTTACTTCTGACGACACCACCGAGGCCTTAAAGCATGATTTGGAAAATTTAATAGATGCCATTAAAGAGGTTCTGCACAAGACCCCGCCCGAGCTGTCGGCGGACGTGATTGATAAAGGCATAATTTTAGCGGGCGGTTCGGCGCAACTGCGCAATCTTGATGAACTGGTGGCGCAATCAACCGGCGTGCCTACTTATGTGGCCGAAGAGCCGCTGTTGTGCGTGGCCAAAGGCACGGGTATTGCTTTGGATAATTTAGAAAGTTATAAACGCAGTATTTTGGCGACGAAATAG
- a CDS encoding glycosyltransferase family 1 protein, with translation MIIGIEAAHANKPQRTGVENYCWHVIQELKKQIPSTARVVLYSNTPLQGELGVLPPNWEAKILRWPLEKLWSQIRLSWELWRNPPDVFFAPGQLIPWVCPAKIVATIHDSAFLAFPSAYNFLGRIYLKWMNRLIVKKAVVILTPSQFSKNELKKYYKINEEKIKVTPLGYDSNVFKSLGIPREPMIMSLGRLEEKKNTIGIVKSFNILKKTHPDLKLILVGAPRVGYEKIKQEIEASPYKSDIILPGWINEQEIVGLLNKASVFLIPSLYEGFGLPVLEAMACGAPVVASAGNSLAEVGGGAVLYADPQNINEIAGAVDKLLADHNLREEKIKAGLERVKNFSWEKTGANTWETISKIVNV, from the coding sequence ATGATCATTGGTATAGAAGCCGCGCATGCCAACAAACCGCAGAGAACCGGAGTGGAAAATTATTGCTGGCATGTGATACAAGAACTTAAAAAACAAATACCCTCAACGGCGAGGGTGGTTTTGTATTCCAACACGCCTTTGCAAGGTGAGTTGGGTGTTTTGCCGCCGAACTGGGAGGCAAAAATTTTACGCTGGCCGCTAGAAAAACTTTGGAGTCAAATTCGGCTGTCTTGGGAGTTGTGGCGCAACCCGCCGGATGTTTTTTTTGCGCCCGGGCAATTGATTCCCTGGGTTTGTCCGGCGAAAATTGTGGCTACAATCCATGATAGCGCTTTTTTGGCGTTTCCTTCGGCCTATAATTTTTTAGGTAGAATTTATTTAAAATGGATGAACCGTTTGATTGTTAAAAAAGCGGTGGTAATTTTGACGCCGTCGCAGTTTAGTAAAAACGAGTTAAAAAAATATTATAAAATTAATGAAGAAAAAATAAAGGTGACGCCTCTGGGCTATGACAGTAATGTTTTTAAATCTTTGGGAATACCCAGAGAGCCGATGATAATGTCGCTGGGGCGTCTGGAAGAGAAAAAAAATACAATTGGCATTGTCAAAAGTTTTAATATTTTAAAAAAAACCCATCCGGATTTGAAATTAATACTGGTCGGCGCGCCCCGGGTCGGCTATGAAAAAATAAAACAGGAAATAGAGGCGTCGCCTTATAAATCAGATATAATTTTACCCGGTTGGATTAATGAACAGGAAATAGTCGGATTATTAAACAAGGCCTCCGTGTTTTTGATTCCTTCTTTGTATGAAGGGTTCGGTCTGCCGGTTTTGGAAGCCATGGCCTGCGGTGCGCCGGTGGTGGCTTCAGCCGGAAATTCTTTGGCCGAAGTTGGGGGAGGCGCGGTTTTATATGCTGATCCGCAAAACATCAATGAAATTGCCGGGGCTGTGGATAAATTATTGGCAGATCATAACTTGCGCGAAGAAAAAATAAAGGCCGGATTAGAAAGAGTTAAAAATTTTTCCTGGGAGAAAACCGGCGCCAACACCTGGGAAACCATCAGTAAAATTGTAAACGTCTGA